Sequence from the Microscilla marina ATCC 23134 genome:
CTAACCCCCCTAATATGTGAGCCTGCGCGGATTTGAACCGCGGACCTCTACATTATCAGTGTAGCGCTCTAACCAACTGAGCTACAAGCTCGCTGATAATTATCTAACTCCTCATTCCAAGTTCAATTGAAATTCATTCAAATAATTCAATAAGTAAGTAATTTAAAAAGATTGTTATATTTATTAGCACTAAACCTCGTAAAGCAATCAAGCTCTAGAAAGGAGGTGTTCCAGCCACACCTTCCGGTACGGCTACCTTGTTACGACTTAGCCCCAGTCGCTGGTTTAACCCTAAACGATGTTGAAACACCGTCTTCAGGTCCACCCAACTCCCATGGCTTGACGGGCGGTGTGTACAAGGTCCGGGAACGTATTCACCGCGCCATTGCTGATGCGCGATTACTAGCGATTCCAACTTCATAAGGTCGAGTTGCAGACCTCAATCCGAACTGTGAAAGACTTTGGAGATTGGCATCTTATTACTAAGTAGCTACCCGTTGTATCTTCCATTGTAGCACGTGTGTAGCCCTGGGCGTAAGGGCCATGATGACTTGACGTCGTCCCCACCTTCCTCTCCGCTTGCGCAGGCAGTCTGACCAGAGTCCCCAGCTTTATCTGATGGCAACTGATCATAGGGGTTGCGCTCGTTGCGGGACTTAACCCAACACCTCACGGCACGAGCTGACGACAGCCATGCAGCACCTTGCTTCGGGTCCGAAGACTGTACCATTTCTAGTACATTCCCTCGCATTCTAGCCCAGGTAAGGTTCCTCGCGTATCATCGAATTAAACCACATGCTCCACCGCTTGTGCGGACCCCCGTCAATTCCTTTGAGTTTCAACCTTGCGGTCGTACTCCCCAGGTGGATGACTTAACGGTTTCCCTTAGCCACTGACTGTGTATCGCCAGCAGCGAGTCATCATCGTTTACGGCGTGGACTACCAGGGTATCTAATCCTGTTCGCTCCCCACGCTTTCGTGCCTCAGCGTCAGTTATAGCTTAGTAGCTTGCCTTCGCAATAGGTGTTCCTGGTGGTATCTATGCATTTCACCGCTACACCACCAATTCCAGCTACCTCAACTATACTCAAGAAACCCAGTTTCTCAGGCAGTTCCACCGTTGAGCGGTGGGATTTCACCCAAGACTTAAGCTTCCGCCTACGCACCCTTTAAACCCAATAAATCCGGACAACGCTTGCACCCTACGTATTACCGCGGCTGCTGGCACGTAGTTAGCCGGTGCTTATTCATATAGTACCGTCAATCTTTTCCGCAGAAAACTTTTCTTCCTATATAAAAGCAGTTTACGACGCGTAACGCCTTCTTCCTGCACGCGGCATGGCTGGTTCAGACTCTCGTCCATTGACCAATATTCCTTACTGCTGCCTCCCGTAGGAGTCTGGTCCGTATCTCAGTACCAGTGTGGGGGATCAACCTCTCAGTTCCCCTACCCATCGTTGCCTTGGTAAGCCATTACCCTACCAACTAGCTAATGGGACGCATGCCCATCTCCTACCGTAACCTTTTAAAACAATAAGATGCCTTATCGTTTATTATGCGGTATTAGCTCCACTTTCGCGAAGTTATTCCCCAGTAAGAGGTAAGTTGCATACGCGTTACGCACCCGTGCGCCACTAGACCCGAAGGTCTCGTTCGACTTGCATGTATTAGGCCTGCCGCTAGCGTTCATCCTGAGCCAGGATCAAACTCTCCATTGTAAAATTTTTGTGAGTCCGAAGACTCTCGTGTCTTAAATCCTGACTGCTTATACTTGTTACTAATCTCTAAATAAATAAAGATCAGTGGTTTAGTGCTGCAAAATATAACATCTTTTCAAAGAACTTGTTACTCCCACATTTGAGAGTAATTGGAATTGGCAACGTTATTGCTCAATCTATTTCTTATCCCGACTAAAAACGCTCTCTTGTTTCAGAAACGGATTGCAAAGTTACAAGCCTTTTCCTTATTTCCAAAAGCTTTTGAGAAATTATTTTAAAGTTTAAAACCTCTAAACAAATTCCCAATTTTCCGGGTGACAAAGGTCTGATTTTCTTTTTTAAGATCCTAATTAAATTTAAACTTAATTAAGCAAATTTAATTCTAAGAAATCCTTGTTTTAAAGCACTTAATTCTGAATTAGAATTAAAACACCAACAAAAACAAACACTTTATCTAGTAATTCAAAATCAAAACAAACCATTGTTCGTTTTTCGGAGTGCAAAGGTGCAAGCTTTATTTTTAATATCCAAACCTGAGGTAAAAAAATTGCGATCTTTTTTTGATCGCTGTCGCTTGACTTTATTACTCAACTATTCAAAATCAAAACAAACCATTGTTCGTTTTTCGGAGTGCAAAGGTGCAAGCTTTATTTTTAATATCCAACAACTTGAACAAAAAAATAACGGTGAATTTTACCGCCGCATTTTTAACTCTTTTTCAAATCCTTTAAATCAAATCTCCTTTGAAATTTGTGAATGCGAAGGTACTAATTTATGGGGTAACTGCAAGGATTGGTTAGATAAGTAGCAGCAAGTAATAGCTACAAGTAAGAGTAACTTGCTCATAATATGGCAGTTACACCTACTCATTAGGTACGTTTAATGCTGCCTTGGTGCTTATACTTAATTATAACCAAGTACTTGTACACCTTAATTTGTGTTTGACTGGCCAGTACAGCTACAAACCACGCCTGTTCTACCAACCAGGTATTTTGTTTTACTGGTTTTCCATTTCAGTTTTTTTGTTAAACCAAAATGACATACAACATGAACTTACCCACAAAGCCAGTCTCTTTGCAATGTTAAGTACTTATTACAAGCAGGAAAGTACCAAGAATGACACAGATCAAAGAAGAAAACAATATAAATCTGCCATCACTTATTGAAAATCAAAGAGTTCCGAAAATCGTATAGTGCATTTGGACTATAAATTGACTTACTTTGCCTTATAGCATCATGTATTTTTTACATAACTCAAAACAACAATTTTAATTTAGAACAGTATTTGTGAAGGTCAAGGTTATGCATAACCTCCTTATTGGTACTGCGTATAGAGAATACAAACTTCATTAACAATCGCACCATACTATGAATCTAAAATTCCTATCTATAATTTTGATTTGCTCCTTTATATCAAACACGTATGGACAAATTCTAAAAAAAGAAAAAATCTATACTCTTGATAAGAATGAGTATGTAGCCCATGAGGAGAACTCTTTGGGTTTGTATCAAGATGAATTGGGTTATATTGTGGTAACAGCTGATGTAAAGGACTTTAGCAGGAGTTATCATATTAAAGGCAAAAAATATGGTCCTTTTAATCGTAGAGAATTGGCAAAACCTGTATTTAATTATGATAACTGGGGATTCATTGACTCTAAGGATGAGACAAGTTATGTGATTTATACTGGCAAAGAGTTAGGGGTACATGAATTGCCGTTTTATCCTGTAGGTTTAAAAATCAGGGGCAACTCGTGGGCTTATGTTTTAATTAACCAAGCAGAAGGCACTACAGAAGTTGTAATTAATGGTAAAAAACGTGGTCCATATCTTTCATTACAAAACTATCATTTAAGTAAAAATGGTAAAAGGTGGGCTATTATATACAATAACCGTCCGGAAGAGCATTATGTGGCATTTGATAATGGCAAAACAGCAGGACCTTATGCAGAAATTATTGATTTTCAGTTTTTAGAGCCCAACAGGTGGGTGCTCACAGCTGAACCTAAAGACTCTCCTACTAAAATACTAGAGGGAGGTCAGAAGGTTAAACAGATTATAGTAGAAACCAGTAATGGTGTAGTGGGTACTTATGAGCGGGAGTTGCTCAACAACCCTAATTATGATTGTGATAATCTTATCGCTAGAGGGAGTAATTATGGCTTGAACATTATTAAGGATCAAAAAATTTACTATTTGGCAAACGACGAGTTATATGGTCCTCATGAAGGTTTGGTACAACAAGTAGATATGGGGAAAAGCTATAATCGCTTCAATTTTGTGGTAGGTAAAGAAAAACGCTTTTATATAAAAGGGGAAAAGGGGTTTTCACGTAATGTAGAGATGTTTGCAGTAAGTGATAGCCGAAAAAATGTAGCCATAATAAAAAGGGGTAGTGGTATCAAAGATTCATTAGTAATGAATGATAAGTACTTTAAGGGTTTATTTGATAAAATTGCTTATGTAAAGTTTGCACCTCAGAGTGAATCTTGGTGTTTGTTGAGTAAAAGTAACGATGGCTATTACCTCCATTTTTCTAACAAGAAAAAGCAAGGTCCTTTTAATATTGATGACTCGCGAGGTGTACCACAGGTAATGCTAGGTAAAAATTGTGAGAACTGGGCAATGACTTATAAGGACTCAAAAAGCAATGAGATTAAATTAATTGTGAACGGACGGGAGAAAAAAGATAAATTTATTGGCAATATAGCGATTACTTCGGAGGCTGATAAAGAGTATTTTTCTTGGTTTAGTTTAGAAGACAAAACCGTGTTTCTAAATAAACTATTACTAAAATAGAAATAAGTAGCAGCAAATAATAAGCTACAAGTAATACCAAGTCTGATTGAAAACCCATACAAACTCACTTGTAGTGGTCTTAAGGCTTTTGGCAAGACCAACACAAGACACATTCTTCGCTATCGTTACACGCTCTCTTGGTCAGCTGCGCTTAAGACCAAGAGGAGGGGGACAGGTTTGATGATGGCTTTTAGATGTAGACATACATTAGTATACGGGTACGATTTGGTATAAGGGTAACTCACTCATGGTATGCCTGTTAAAACTACTCATTAGATATATTTAATTCTGCCTTGGTACTTAGTTAGTATAAGTATATGCTACTGAAAACCTCCATAATGTTGGGGGTTTTTATCGTTAACATTGAATGATTAGATCAACCCACGTGATTTGAACTCAAGGTATTTATTAATTGTATTGACAGTTAGGCTTTGAGGAGTGGATAAGACTGCATGTACTCCACACTTCCTCAATTCTTTGACTATGAGTCTTTTTTCAAAATCAAACTTTTCTGCAATTGTCTTCAGGTACACCTCTTCGGTCGAGTAAGCAGGTGCTTCAAGCAAACTTCTAAGTTCTGTATTTTCAAACAAAACTACGAGTAGTAAATGGTTCCCAGCTATAGCTTTTAGGTATGGAAGCTGACGGGTAAGTGCTGACTCAGACTCGAAGTTGGTAAATAATATAATGAGGCTGCGGTGTTTGATTTTTCGCTTGAGGGTAATATACAGTTTCTCAAAATTTGACTCTTTGAACGCCGTATTCTGTTTATAAAGTACTTCTAAAATACTTTGCATTTGTGCCAGTCCCTTTCGGGCGGGGAGAATAGATTCTATTTGGCGATTGAAGGTAATTAAACCAGCTTTGTCGTCTTTATTCATTGCGATGCTAGATATGACCAAGCTTGCATTGATGGCATAATCTAATAAGCTCATTTGCTCAAAGGGCATTTTCATTACTCGACCTTTGTCTACTATACAATATACCTGTTGTGATTTTTCGTCTTGGTAATGGTTTACCATCAGGTTGTTTCGACGGGCGGTAGCTTTCCAGTTAATGGTTCGCATATCGTCGCCTTGTACATACTCTTTAATTTGTTCAAACTCTTGGTTATGCCCTACTCTTCTTATTTTTTTGATGCCAGCCTCAGTCAAACGGTTAGAGATAGCCAATAATTCGTACTTACGCATTTGTAGATAAGATGGGTAAACTGGAATCATTTGCTGCTGGGCAAAACGGTAGCGCCTAGCGATAAAGCCTATTTTGGTAGAGATGTATACGTTCAAGGCTCCAAATTTATACTCTCCTCTTTTGACAGGTCGTAGTTTGTACTCAAGGGTTTTGTTGGTTCTTGGTTCAAGGGTAGTTTGAAAGAGAAAGTTGCGAATTTGGAATTGGTGTGGGATTTCATCAATGATTTTGAGGAAGGTAAGAAAGCTGTAGTGGTTTTGTATATGCAGCTGTATTTTATTTTCGTCACCATTAGAAAGTTTTTCATTGGCACTACGAGCACCTTTCAATCCATTACGGGTACCATATATTAAGAGTAAGTCTATGATACAAAGTACACCCAAAACCAATAATGCAATTTTGGCAATGCCTACTAATGCCTGTACAATAAACCCCAGTGCAAATAACAATACAATGCCTATGATGACAAGGAAGAAACGATTGTTTAGATAAAATGACTGGAGAAACTTCATGAATTAATTGTAAAGGTGGCTAACGTGGAACTTCTACACTTTGAACAATACGCTTAATGACTTCACCTACTCCCAATCCTTCCATTTCTTTTTCAGGGGTTAGAATAATACGATGTCGTAAAACTGGAGCTACCATTTTTTTTATATCATCGGGCTGCACAAAATCTCGCCCTTGCATAGCAGCACCTGCACGCGAACTATTAAGAATAGCCAGAGATGCTCTAGGGGATGCCCCTAAAAACAGGGCATTATGCTGTCGGGTTTGACTGACAATTTCGGCGATATACTTGACAAGTTCAGGCTCTACATGAATTTCTTTCACTTTTTGACGAAAGCTTTCTATAGATTGGGTTGAAAGAATAGGTTGGACATCATTAAATTGAGACAAACCTTTACGATCCAGAGCTTTAGTTAAAATAATTGTTTCTTCTTCAAGAGAAGGATAACCTACATCAATTTTAAACAAAAAACGATCAAGTTGAGCTTCGGGCAAACGGTAGGTACCTTCTTGCTCTATCGGGTTTTGGGTGGCCAATACGATAAATGGTGGCTTCATTTGATAAGTAGTACCATCAAAAGTAATTTGCTGCTCCTCCATCACTTCAAACAATGCCGATTGAGTTTTAGCTGGTGCACGGTTTATCTCATCAATAAGGATAAGGTTTGAAAATATAGGTCCTTTTTTAAACTCAAACTCTGTACTTTTTTGATTATACACTGATGTACCCAGTACATCAGAAGGCATTAGGTCAGGGGTAAACTGAATTCGGGAAAAGTCAACGGATATGATTTTAGAAATTAGCTTGGCGGTAAGTGTTTTGGCAACACCAGGTACTCCTTCTATCAATACATGACCATCAGTTAATATAGCTGTAACGAGTAGTTCTACCATATCAGGCTGCCCTACTACAACTTTACCTATTTCTGATTTGATTTGTAACACAGCCTCTTTCAGTTGCTCTAAATCTACTCGGTTTTCGAACATAAGTTTGACTTGCAGTTAAACGTTGGTTATGTAAATATATAAACTTTTGACTGAAAACAAAGCTGGTATTTAGTAATAAGTAGGTGGGTTAATTTTAGGTTTAAGCTTGAAATCGTCTCGACTTTTAATAATGAATTACATAGAGATCACTTTGTTCACTAGCTTCGATATTTGCTGTTATGCTTCAAAAAATTTCACCGTTATCGAATCAAAAGTAACCATTTTCATCAACACTCTAAGAGTCGAGATGCCTTCCTTTTGTAATGATGTAAATTACACTAGAATAGTTATGGTTATTTTTTTTTGCCCATTGGTTTGAACTCCACCCTTGTAATACGGCTTTTAAGTAATTGTTTTTACCTGCCTTGTATTTTTGACTAAGTAAGCTTATATAATATGAGTCATAAGGCATAGGTAAGTGTTGTTCTACCTTGAAACCATGTCGTTGAAATAAAGGGGTGATCGTTTCGGGGGTAAAATGATATAGGTGACGTGGAACATCATAAGCAGCCCAGGCACTTTGGAACTGATTAGCTTCGTGGGCATTGGCATTGGGCACTGCTACTACTAATACTCCTTGATCGGTTAATAGTTGATATAAGCGCTGGATGGTTTTGTCTATTTGATGTACATGCTCTAACACATGCCACATAGTAATTACACTAAATTGGTTGGGCTTGATTTGCTCCTCGAATATATCAGTTAAAATATCTATGCCCACATTTTCAGTGGCCATTGCTCTGGTTTTTTGGTCTGGCTCACAACCTGTCACTTGCCAGCCATCATTTCTACATGTTTTTAGAAAGAATCCAGTTCCACAACCTATGTCCAGCATATTTTTAGGCTGTTGTTTTACCAATTTATTCACTAATTTAAGTTTACTCTTAAGT
This genomic interval carries:
- a CDS encoding DUF58 domain-containing protein — protein: MKFLQSFYLNNRFFLVIIGIVLLFALGFIVQALVGIAKIALLVLGVLCIIDLLLIYGTRNGLKGARSANEKLSNGDENKIQLHIQNHYSFLTFLKIIDEIPHQFQIRNFLFQTTLEPRTNKTLEYKLRPVKRGEYKFGALNVYISTKIGFIARRYRFAQQQMIPVYPSYLQMRKYELLAISNRLTEAGIKKIRRVGHNQEFEQIKEYVQGDDMRTINWKATARRNNLMVNHYQDEKSQQVYCIVDKGRVMKMPFEQMSLLDYAINASLVISSIAMNKDDKAGLITFNRQIESILPARKGLAQMQSILEVLYKQNTAFKESNFEKLYITLKRKIKHRSLIILFTNFESESALTRQLPYLKAIAGNHLLLVVLFENTELRSLLEAPAYSTEEVYLKTIAEKFDFEKRLIVKELRKCGVHAVLSTPQSLTVNTINKYLEFKSRGLI
- a CDS encoding AAA family ATPase, which gives rise to MFENRVDLEQLKEAVLQIKSEIGKVVVGQPDMVELLVTAILTDGHVLIEGVPGVAKTLTAKLISKIISVDFSRIQFTPDLMPSDVLGTSVYNQKSTEFEFKKGPIFSNLILIDEINRAPAKTQSALFEVMEEQQITFDGTTYQMKPPFIVLATQNPIEQEGTYRLPEAQLDRFLFKIDVGYPSLEEETIILTKALDRKGLSQFNDVQPILSTQSIESFRQKVKEIHVEPELVKYIAEIVSQTRQHNALFLGASPRASLAILNSSRAGAAMQGRDFVQPDDIKKMVAPVLRHRIILTPEKEMEGLGVGEVIKRIVQSVEVPR
- a CDS encoding class I SAM-dependent methyltransferase, with protein sequence MLETLTQCPVCGENDMKDFLTCKDHTVTQENFTIVQCSHCGFKFTNPRPDEAHIGRYYQSEEYISHSNTKKGLINRIYHIVRNRALKSKLKLVNKLVKQQPKNMLDIGCGTGFFLKTCRNDGWQVTGCEPDQKTRAMATENVGIDILTDIFEEQIKPNQFSVITMWHVLEHVHQIDKTIQRLYQLLTDQGVLVVAVPNANAHEANQFQSAWAAYDVPRHLYHFTPETITPLFQRHGFKVEQHLPMPYDSYYISLLSQKYKAGKNNYLKAVLQGWSSNQWAKKNNHNYSSVIYIITKGRHLDS